From one bacterium Scap17 genomic stretch:
- the fabD gene encoding ACP S-malonyltransferase codes for MTDSLALIFPGQGSQQVGMLRELAERYSVVRTTFEEASDALGRDLWHLTQEGPAEELNRTELTQPALLTASVAIWRVWQELEGPRPARMAGHSLGEYSAMVCAGVIGFAEGVKLVNLRGEAMQTAVPQGQGAMAAILGLENAQVEAACASAAQGEVVAAVNYNAPGQVVIAGGTAAVERAIAACQEAGAKRAMPLPVSVPSHCDLMRPAADKLAEAMNAIDFRAPRYTVIQNVDAKAHDDVETLRQRLIEQLYQPVRWTDCVNAMFDSGARSFIECGPGKVLTGLGKRIQRQARGLAVNDPDSLEAALELARETAAEQNQ; via the coding sequence ATGACAGATTCCCTGGCCCTCATCTTCCCGGGACAGGGCTCCCAGCAGGTCGGCATGCTGCGGGAGCTGGCGGAGCGCTATAGCGTGGTCCGCACTACCTTCGAGGAAGCCTCTGACGCACTGGGGCGCGATCTCTGGCACCTGACACAGGAAGGCCCGGCGGAGGAGCTCAATCGTACCGAGCTGACCCAGCCGGCGCTTCTGACCGCCAGTGTCGCCATCTGGCGCGTCTGGCAGGAGCTGGAAGGCCCGCGCCCGGCGCGCATGGCCGGTCACTCCCTGGGTGAATATAGCGCCATGGTCTGCGCTGGCGTGATCGGTTTCGCCGAGGGCGTCAAGCTGGTCAATCTGCGCGGCGAAGCCATGCAGACTGCCGTGCCGCAGGGCCAGGGCGCGATGGCGGCCATTCTCGGTCTCGAGAATGCCCAGGTCGAAGCCGCCTGTGCCAGTGCGGCGCAGGGTGAAGTGGTCGCGGCAGTCAACTACAATGCGCCGGGACAGGTCGTCATCGCCGGTGGCACCGCTGCCGTCGAGCGTGCCATCGCGGCATGTCAGGAAGCGGGGGCCAAGCGCGCCATGCCGCTGCCGGTGTCAGTGCCGTCGCATTGTGATCTGATGCGTCCGGCGGCCGACAAGCTGGCCGAAGCGATGAATGCCATCGATTTCCGTGCGCCGCGCTATACCGTCATCCAGAACGTCGATGCCAAGGCGCATGACGATGTCGAGACACTGCGTCAGCGTCTGATCGAGCAGCTCTATCAGCCTGTGCGCTGGACCGACTGCGTCAATGCCATGTTCGACAGTGGCGCGCGCAGCTTCATCGAATGCGGCCCGGGCAAGGTGTTGACCGGCCTTGGCAAGCGCATTCAGCGTCAGGCACGTGGCCTGGCCGTGAATGATCCGGATAGCCTGGAAGCGGCGCTGGAACTTGCCCGCGAGACCGCTGCCGAACAGAATCAGTAA